A stretch of Synechococcus sp. WH 8020 DNA encodes these proteins:
- a CDS encoding DUF952 domain-containing protein, with protein sequence MLPILYSFRRCPYAMRARWALLQAGLMVQWREIELKAKPAAMLEVSAKGTVPVLVLPDGSVIDESLAIMHWALQQADPRGALEAEDSALLIEENDGPFKHHLDRFKYTDRYPGALKEDHRQAGLVILRSWSERISQNGWLLADRLALADAALWPFVRQWRLADVGGFDDDPHLAPLREWLMRFLDDPMMERLMQRADPWLPGGMQPIFPADAIAIPMDQPLFHLALESDWQAAVQRGDYRVSTRGLSLEEVGFIHLSWQEQLQDTFDRFYADAGSVLTLRINPKLVSAPLRADAIHTGVLFPHLYGPLPIASVVEVSPFSSLPAC encoded by the coding sequence TTGCTGCCCATTCTTTACAGCTTTCGCCGTTGTCCCTATGCGATGCGAGCTCGCTGGGCCCTGCTTCAGGCAGGTTTGATGGTTCAGTGGCGTGAGATTGAACTCAAAGCCAAACCTGCCGCGATGTTGGAGGTCTCTGCTAAGGGCACGGTTCCGGTTCTGGTCCTTCCGGATGGCAGCGTCATTGATGAGAGTTTGGCGATCATGCACTGGGCTTTGCAGCAGGCTGACCCCCGTGGCGCTTTGGAGGCGGAAGACTCGGCTTTGTTGATTGAAGAAAATGATGGTCCTTTTAAGCATCATCTCGATCGTTTCAAGTACACCGATCGCTATCCCGGAGCTTTAAAGGAGGATCATCGCCAGGCCGGTCTTGTGATCCTGCGCAGCTGGAGCGAACGCATCAGTCAAAACGGCTGGTTGCTGGCTGATCGGTTGGCTTTGGCGGATGCGGCCCTATGGCCGTTTGTTCGGCAGTGGCGTCTCGCGGATGTGGGTGGATTTGATGATGATCCTCACCTGGCCCCGTTGAGGGAGTGGCTCATGCGCTTTCTCGATGACCCGATGATGGAACGGTTGATGCAACGTGCCGATCCCTGGTTGCCAGGTGGAATGCAACCGATTTTTCCTGCTGATGCCATTGCGATTCCCATGGATCAACCGCTGTTTCATCTCGCCTTGGAATCCGATTGGCAGGCTGCCGTTCAGCGAGGCGACTATCGCGTTTCAACGCGTGGCTTGTCCCTCGAGGAGGTGGGATTCATTCATTTGTCGTGGCAAGAGCAGCTGCAAGACACGTTTGACCGGTTTTATGCCGATGCTGGTTCAGTCCTCACGCTCAGAATCAATCCAAAGCTTGTGTCTGCCCCTCTGAGAGCAGATGCCATCCACACAGGCGTGCTTTTCCCTCACCTGTATGGCCCACTTCCCATTGCCTCGGTGGTCGAGGTGAGTCCTTTCTCTTCTCTGCCCGCCTGCTGA
- the cdaA gene encoding diadenylate cyclase CdaA gives MAVLQLRLLIDVFCASALGFLLFTRVNEQRTLWLLRGYLFLVALAWFVKRFFNLPLTSTLVDALVLACSLSLAILWQGELRRLMELLGTGRLAVLLGNPQSKLRATASTVAELTDAAGRLSKSRRGALIVVDLGSDLRPEDFLNPGVTVDAQLSSELLLNLFASDTPLHDGGVVLKGNRIISAGVILPLSRQGISRYGTRHLAALGITERFDRCICVVVSEETGTLSLANQGKLERPITSSRLQDLLTELMAAPVSSTSAKTGSSRSVKNPSQDSAL, from the coding sequence ATGGCGGTGTTGCAACTTCGCCTGCTGATCGACGTTTTCTGCGCCTCTGCTCTCGGTTTTCTTCTTTTCACGAGAGTCAACGAGCAGCGAACCCTTTGGCTGTTAAGGGGCTACCTCTTTCTTGTTGCTCTCGCCTGGTTCGTTAAACGGTTTTTCAATCTCCCGCTCACATCGACGTTGGTCGATGCACTGGTTCTTGCCTGTTCGCTGTCTTTGGCCATCCTTTGGCAGGGAGAATTGCGCCGGCTTATGGAACTGCTCGGCACGGGACGGCTCGCCGTTCTATTGGGCAATCCTCAAAGCAAGCTCAGAGCGACCGCTAGTACCGTCGCTGAACTAACTGATGCTGCGGGTCGCCTGTCTAAATCGCGACGGGGTGCCTTGATTGTGGTGGATTTAGGCAGTGATTTACGCCCCGAGGATTTCCTGAATCCAGGAGTGACCGTTGATGCGCAGCTGAGCAGTGAACTATTGCTCAATTTGTTTGCCTCAGACACACCTCTCCATGATGGTGGGGTGGTACTGAAGGGAAATCGGATTATCTCCGCTGGCGTCATCTTGCCTCTCTCGCGTCAAGGCATTAGCCGCTACGGCACAAGACACCTTGCGGCTCTAGGCATTACCGAGCGCTTCGACCGCTGCATCTGTGTTGTTGTGTCTGAAGAAACTGGCACGTTGTCGCTTGCGAATCAGGGCAAGCTCGAGCGTCCAATCACCAGTTCTCGTCTTCAAGATTTATTGACCGAATTGATGGCGGCTCCGGTGTCCTCAACCTCAGCGAAAACCGGGTCTTCACGTAGCGTAAAAAATCCTTCCCAGGACTCAGCGCTTTGA
- the lysA gene encoding diaminopimelate decarboxylase → MATPFESGCDPVSPNRNLAPVSSELDDLGRLMVGGCRLSELAERYGTPLYVLDEVSIRASAREYREALKRHYPGDSLAVYASKAHSSLALTGLVASEGLGLDAVSAGELLTALDGGMPPERMVLHGNNKSVEELALAYSHGVMVVADNQHDLDCLAELVPKGGAPVRLMLRFTPGIECHTHEYIRTGHLDSKFGFDPDQLQPVLTALAGCAWARVEGLHAHIGSQIFELDPHRDLAAVMADALKLARELGHPVRDLNVGGGLGIRYVESDDPPSIDAWVKVVAEAVTQACRERGLELPRLMCEPGRSLVASSGVTVYTVGARKVVPGIRTYVSVDGGMSDNPRPITYQSLYTAYLADRPLAQADETITLAGKHCESGDVLLKDLSFPSCRSGEVLVVLATGAYNLSMSSNYNRIPRPAAVLVHQGVAELIQRREQPEDLLRYDLMPDRLRSVQ, encoded by the coding sequence ATGGCCACCCCTTTTGAATCCGGCTGTGATCCCGTCAGCCCCAATCGGAATCTGGCTCCAGTGTCATCTGAACTCGATGATCTGGGCCGTCTGATGGTGGGGGGCTGTCGCCTGAGCGAACTTGCAGAGCGTTATGGAACCCCGCTCTACGTTCTTGATGAGGTGAGTATTCGCGCCTCGGCTCGGGAGTATCGGGAAGCTTTGAAACGTCATTACCCCGGCGATTCTCTCGCCGTTTATGCATCCAAAGCCCATAGCTCATTGGCTCTTACAGGTCTTGTGGCTTCAGAAGGACTTGGTCTGGATGCCGTTTCAGCTGGAGAGCTGCTCACCGCTTTGGATGGAGGGATGCCGCCAGAACGCATGGTGTTGCATGGAAACAACAAGTCGGTGGAGGAGCTCGCCCTCGCTTACAGCCATGGGGTGATGGTGGTGGCCGATAACCAGCACGATTTGGATTGTCTTGCTGAGCTTGTTCCTAAAGGCGGTGCACCGGTTCGCTTGATGCTGCGTTTCACTCCTGGCATTGAATGCCACACCCACGAGTACATCCGCACGGGACATCTAGACAGCAAATTTGGGTTTGATCCTGATCAGTTGCAGCCAGTGCTGACAGCGTTGGCTGGGTGTGCTTGGGCTCGTGTTGAAGGTCTACACGCGCATATCGGGTCTCAGATTTTTGAACTCGACCCGCATCGGGATTTGGCCGCTGTCATGGCTGATGCCCTCAAGTTGGCCCGGGAGCTTGGTCATCCGGTCCGAGATCTCAATGTCGGCGGGGGACTTGGAATTCGCTATGTCGAATCCGACGATCCACCGTCGATTGATGCCTGGGTCAAGGTGGTGGCAGAAGCCGTGACCCAGGCGTGCCGAGAGCGTGGTCTTGAGCTGCCTCGTTTGATGTGCGAGCCGGGCCGTTCTCTTGTGGCATCCAGTGGCGTGACGGTTTACACCGTGGGCGCCCGCAAAGTGGTTCCAGGCATTCGCACCTACGTCTCGGTTGACGGTGGGATGAGCGACAACCCGCGACCGATCACCTACCAGTCGCTCTATACGGCATATCTTGCTGACCGTCCTTTGGCGCAGGCAGACGAAACCATCACTTTGGCCGGGAAGCACTGTGAATCCGGCGACGTGTTGCTCAAGGACCTGTCGTTTCCATCGTGCCGGAGCGGTGAGGTGCTGGTGGTCCTGGCGACGGGTGCCTACAACCTCTCGATGAGCTCGAACTACAACCGGATTCCGAGGCCTGCTGCTGTGTTGGTGCATCAAGGAGTGGCTGAACTCATCCAGAGGCGTGAGCAGCCAGAGGATTTACTTCGTTATGACTTGATGCCAGATCGCCTGCGCTCGGTACAGTGA
- a CDS encoding rhodanese-related sulfurtransferase produces MEPAMGAEGSKDDLLVAAFYAFTPLAEADQHELLTALPPLAQAETVLGSVLIAAEGVNGTVCGPASGVERLLARLRSQLALGDAYYECLEVKHSWNPEQVFRRFKARSKREIVTLGQPQVDPRDSVGTYVDPKDWNALIDDPDTLVIDARNTYEVAIGSFAGALNPQTESFRDFPDWVDQELRPRIEREGPQRIAMFCTGGIRCEKASSFLQKQGFGEIHHLRGGILRYLEEVPEDNSRWRGECFVFDQRVALNHQLERGDYSLCHACGLPVSSEQQSLPSYIKGVQCLHCIDQFTEADRRRFAMRQQQIDQLAARG; encoded by the coding sequence ATGGAACCTGCGATGGGAGCTGAGGGGAGCAAAGATGATCTGCTCGTCGCAGCGTTTTATGCCTTTACCCCGTTAGCTGAGGCGGATCAACACGAGCTGCTAACCGCCCTTCCTCCCCTGGCTCAGGCTGAAACCGTTCTCGGTTCGGTCTTGATCGCTGCTGAAGGAGTGAACGGCACGGTGTGCGGTCCCGCCTCGGGAGTGGAACGATTGCTCGCCCGCTTACGCAGCCAACTTGCCCTGGGTGATGCCTATTACGAATGCCTGGAGGTGAAGCACAGCTGGAATCCCGAACAAGTGTTTCGACGCTTTAAGGCCAGGAGCAAGCGCGAAATTGTCACGCTTGGGCAGCCTCAAGTGGACCCTCGAGACAGTGTCGGCACCTATGTGGACCCGAAAGATTGGAATGCCTTGATTGATGATCCCGATACGTTGGTGATCGATGCTCGTAACACTTACGAGGTGGCGATCGGCAGTTTTGCTGGGGCTCTGAATCCGCAAACGGAGAGTTTTAGGGACTTCCCCGACTGGGTGGATCAGGAGCTTCGTCCTCGCATTGAGCGAGAGGGACCTCAGCGGATTGCCATGTTTTGCACAGGAGGTATCCGTTGCGAAAAGGCCAGCAGTTTTCTGCAAAAGCAGGGATTCGGCGAAATCCATCATTTGCGTGGAGGCATTCTTCGTTATCTCGAAGAGGTTCCAGAGGACAACAGCCGTTGGCGAGGGGAGTGTTTCGTGTTCGATCAGCGCGTTGCGCTGAACCATCAGTTGGAACGAGGTGACTACTCCCTATGCCACGCCTGCGGTTTGCCGGTGTCTTCTGAGCAGCAGAGTTTGCCGAGCTATATCAAGGGCGTGCAGTGTTTGCATTGCATCGATCAATTCACAGAGGCAGATCGCCGCAGATTTGCGATGCGCCAACAACAGATTGACCAGCTCGCTGCACGCGGCTAG
- a CDS encoding isoprenyl transferase, with the protein MSQRLVTSSDDSRIELCPAEISPQRLPAHVAVIMDGNGRWAQSRGLPRVMGHRAGVEALKATLRRCSNWGVKALTAYAFSTENWSRPGDEVNFLMTLFERVLERELQALEAERVRIRFLGDLEPLPARLQSLIQEATKRTASNDGIHFNVCTNYGGRNELVVAARRLAERAASGELDPSEIDEQTLAGELFTAGEIDPDLLIRTSGEHRISNFLLWQLAYAEIHVTDVLWPDFDREALVRAFLDYQSRTRRFGGLVV; encoded by the coding sequence TTGAGTCAACGCTTGGTCACTAGTTCAGATGACTCTCGGATTGAGCTTTGTCCTGCCGAGATCAGTCCACAGCGTTTGCCGGCTCATGTGGCAGTGATCATGGATGGCAATGGACGCTGGGCCCAATCAAGGGGTTTGCCGCGTGTGATGGGTCATCGGGCAGGCGTTGAGGCCCTGAAAGCCACCTTGCGTCGATGCAGCAATTGGGGTGTGAAGGCTCTCACCGCTTACGCCTTCTCAACGGAGAACTGGTCTCGCCCTGGCGATGAGGTGAATTTTTTGATGACGCTGTTTGAGAGGGTGCTGGAACGCGAGCTTCAGGCCTTGGAGGCGGAGAGGGTGCGGATCCGTTTTCTTGGAGATCTTGAGCCCCTGCCTGCCCGTCTTCAGTCCTTGATCCAGGAGGCGACGAAGCGTACGGCGTCCAACGATGGCATTCATTTCAACGTTTGCACCAACTACGGAGGACGGAACGAGCTGGTTGTCGCGGCCAGACGGCTGGCTGAACGCGCAGCCAGTGGGGAGCTTGATCCCTCCGAAATCGACGAGCAGACCCTTGCTGGCGAACTGTTCACCGCTGGTGAAATCGATCCCGACCTCTTGATTCGCACGAGTGGTGAACATCGAATCAGCAATTTTTTGCTGTGGCAGCTTGCTTACGCTGAAATTCACGTTACGGATGTCCTCTGGCCCGATTTCGATCGTGAGGCCTTAGTGCGTGCGTTCTTGGATTATCAAAGCCGAACCCGTCGCTTTGGGGGGCTGGTGGTCTAA
- the bioB gene encoding biotin synthase BioB, which yields MTEAVEVRHDWTRSEIEALLDLPLMDLLWRAQGVHRASNPGYHVQLASLLSVKTGGCEEDCAYCPQSMHHSSDVTGQPELQVAPVLERAKAAKQAGADRFCMGWAWREIRDGAPFEAMLQMVSGVRALGMEACVTAGMLTDHQAQRLAEAGLTAYNHNLDTSPEHYDKIITTRTFQERLETLERVRQAGVTLCCGGIIGMGETVGDRASMLQVLASINPHPESVPINALVAVEGTPLEELPPIDPIELVRMIAVTRILMPGSRVRLSAGREQLSQEAQILCLQAGADSIFYGETLLTTGNPAVEADRELLRTAGVQANWLTSSEKLAASFSL from the coding sequence ATGACGGAAGCGGTTGAAGTGCGCCATGACTGGACGCGAAGCGAGATTGAAGCGCTTCTGGATCTTCCCCTAATGGATTTGCTTTGGCGTGCCCAGGGGGTTCATCGTGCATCGAATCCTGGATATCACGTTCAGTTGGCCTCGCTGTTGAGTGTCAAAACCGGTGGGTGTGAAGAAGACTGTGCCTACTGTCCTCAATCGATGCATCACAGCAGTGATGTCACAGGCCAGCCCGAATTGCAGGTTGCTCCTGTTTTAGAGCGGGCGAAAGCGGCCAAGCAGGCGGGTGCAGACAGATTTTGCATGGGCTGGGCTTGGCGTGAAATTCGCGATGGTGCGCCTTTTGAGGCGATGTTGCAGATGGTGAGTGGCGTGCGTGCCTTGGGTATGGAAGCCTGCGTGACGGCAGGCATGCTCACCGATCACCAGGCACAACGTCTTGCTGAGGCGGGTCTTACCGCGTACAACCACAACCTCGATACCAGCCCTGAGCACTACGACAAAATCATTACCACGCGGACCTTTCAAGAACGTCTGGAGACGCTTGAACGGGTGCGTCAAGCGGGTGTGACCCTCTGCTGCGGCGGGATCATTGGCATGGGAGAAACCGTTGGGGACAGGGCTTCCATGTTGCAGGTGCTGGCGTCGATCAACCCCCACCCTGAGAGCGTCCCGATCAACGCGTTGGTGGCGGTGGAGGGCACTCCTCTCGAGGAACTCCCTCCCATCGATCCGATCGAGTTGGTTCGCATGATTGCTGTCACGCGGATCCTGATGCCTGGCAGTCGGGTTCGCCTGAGTGCCGGCAGGGAACAGCTCAGCCAGGAGGCTCAGATTTTGTGTCTGCAGGCTGGGGCGGATTCGATTTTTTATGGGGAAACGCTCCTCACGACTGGAAACCCTGCTGTGGAGGCTGATCGTGAGTTGCTTCGCACCGCCGGTGTGCAGGCCAACTGGCTTACAAGTTCAGAGAAGCTGGCCGCGTCGTTCAGTCTCTAG
- the rimI gene encoding ribosomal protein S18-alanine N-acetyltransferase: MACLKLDARALNGLWNSDHWERELSDPQRLCVGIAASADDLLAMACGWVVMDELQITLIAVDPEQRRRGLGRTVLKQLLADANNAGVKQAWLDVAEDNLGAQALYSALGFKTIGRRARYYRDGKDALIQSLEMQREVNLT, translated from the coding sequence TTGGCATGCCTGAAACTCGATGCGCGAGCTCTCAATGGTCTTTGGAATTCAGACCACTGGGAGCGCGAACTCTCTGATCCTCAAAGACTCTGTGTCGGAATCGCTGCCAGTGCAGACGACCTATTAGCAATGGCCTGTGGCTGGGTTGTCATGGATGAGCTGCAAATCACTCTGATTGCCGTTGATCCAGAGCAACGGCGCCGCGGATTGGGGCGAACTGTTTTGAAGCAGCTACTGGCGGATGCCAACAACGCTGGAGTCAAACAAGCGTGGCTTGATGTGGCCGAAGACAACCTTGGGGCACAGGCTCTATACAGCGCATTGGGCTTCAAAACCATTGGCCGCAGGGCCCGCTACTACCGCGATGGCAAAGACGCCTTGATTCAGTCGCTGGAGATGCAAAGAGAAGTCAATCTCACTTGA
- a CDS encoding ATP-dependent Clp protease ATP-binding subunit: protein MFERFTEKAIKVIMLAQEEARRLGHNFVGTEQILLGLIGEGTGVAAKVLKSMGVNLKDARVEVEKIIGRGSGFVAVEIPFTPRAKRVLELSLEEARQLGHNYIGTEHLLLGLIREGEGVAARVLENLGVDLAKVRTQVIRMLGETAEVGAGGGGGSKGSTKTPTLDEFGTNLTQLATEAKLDPVVGRHKEIDRVIQILGRRTKNNPVLIGEPGVGKTAIAEGLAQRIQQGDIPDILEEKRVLTLDIGLLVAGTKYRGEFEERLKKIMEEIKAAGNVILVIDEVHTLIGAGAAEGAIDAANILKPALARGELQCIGATTLDEYRKHIERDAALERRFQPVMVGEPSIADTIEILRGLRERYEQHHRLKITDAALDAAATLGDRYISDRFLPDKAIDLIDEAGSRVRLLNSKLPPAAKEVDKELRAVQKEKEDAVRDQDFNRAGELRDKEVELREKIRTLLQSSREETPANGGDADTSAAASVGEAVTSDATDSSTAQTQLLTTPVVDEEDIAHIVASWTGVPVQKLTESESVKLLNMEETLHKRLIGQDEAVKAVSKAIRRARVGLKNPNRPIASFIFSGPTGVGKTELTKALAAYFFGSEEAMIRLDMSEFMERHTVSKLIGSPPGYVGFNEGGQLTEAVRRRPYTVVLFDEIEKAHPDVFNLLLQLLEDGRLTDSKGRTVDFKNTLIIMTSNIGSKVIEKGGGGLGFEFSGENADENQYNRIKSLVNEELKQYFRPEFLNRLDEIIVFRQLNREEVKDIAEIMLKEVFARIGDKGITLTVSNAFKERLVEEGYNPAYGARPLRRAVMRLLEDSLAEEVLTGRIKEGDSAEVDIDHDKKVVVRHLNTATPVTPQLANAGV, encoded by the coding sequence ATGTTCGAGCGGTTTACTGAGAAGGCCATCAAGGTGATCATGCTGGCCCAAGAAGAGGCAAGGCGCCTTGGCCACAACTTTGTTGGAACTGAGCAGATTTTGTTGGGTTTGATCGGTGAAGGCACCGGCGTTGCGGCCAAGGTGCTCAAGTCGATGGGCGTCAACCTCAAGGATGCTCGGGTCGAAGTTGAAAAAATCATCGGCAGAGGCTCAGGTTTCGTTGCAGTCGAAATTCCCTTTACCCCACGTGCCAAGCGCGTCCTGGAGTTGTCTCTGGAAGAAGCAAGGCAGCTGGGTCACAACTACATCGGCACGGAACACCTTCTCCTGGGCCTCATTCGCGAAGGAGAGGGCGTAGCGGCGCGCGTTCTCGAAAATCTCGGTGTGGATCTGGCGAAGGTTCGCACTCAAGTGATTCGCATGCTCGGCGAAACAGCAGAGGTGGGTGCTGGTGGTGGTGGCGGATCCAAAGGATCCACCAAAACCCCAACATTGGATGAATTCGGCACCAACCTCACCCAACTAGCCACTGAGGCAAAACTGGACCCGGTGGTTGGACGCCACAAAGAGATCGATCGAGTGATTCAAATTCTCGGCCGACGCACCAAAAACAATCCGGTTCTTATTGGAGAACCTGGTGTTGGCAAAACCGCAATTGCTGAGGGCCTTGCTCAACGGATCCAGCAGGGTGACATTCCAGACATTCTCGAAGAGAAGCGTGTTCTCACCCTCGACATCGGCTTGCTCGTTGCAGGCACGAAATACCGCGGGGAATTTGAGGAGCGACTCAAAAAGATCATGGAAGAGATCAAAGCTGCCGGCAATGTGATCTTGGTGATCGACGAAGTTCACACGTTGATTGGTGCTGGCGCAGCTGAAGGTGCCATTGATGCAGCCAATATCCTGAAGCCTGCCTTAGCGCGTGGCGAACTTCAATGCATCGGCGCAACCACGCTTGATGAATACCGTAAACATATCGAGAGGGATGCGGCCCTAGAGCGTCGTTTCCAGCCCGTCATGGTGGGTGAGCCTTCTATTGCTGACACCATTGAAATTTTGAGAGGGCTGCGTGAGCGCTACGAGCAGCACCATCGCCTCAAAATCACAGACGCGGCCCTCGATGCAGCAGCAACACTGGGTGATCGCTACATCTCCGATCGCTTCCTTCCAGACAAAGCCATTGATCTCATTGATGAAGCTGGAAGCCGAGTTCGTCTGCTGAATTCCAAGCTGCCTCCTGCAGCGAAGGAAGTGGATAAAGAGCTCCGCGCTGTCCAGAAGGAGAAGGAGGATGCCGTTCGCGACCAAGATTTCAATCGCGCGGGAGAATTACGCGACAAAGAAGTTGAGTTGCGTGAAAAGATTCGCACGTTGCTGCAAAGCAGCCGTGAAGAAACCCCAGCGAATGGAGGAGATGCTGACACCAGCGCAGCTGCATCTGTTGGTGAAGCTGTGACCTCTGATGCAACAGATTCATCAACAGCACAAACTCAACTTCTCACCACTCCAGTCGTTGATGAGGAAGACATCGCTCACATTGTGGCCTCATGGACTGGGGTTCCGGTTCAAAAACTTACAGAAAGTGAGTCAGTCAAATTGTTGAACATGGAGGAAACTCTCCACAAGCGTTTGATCGGACAAGACGAAGCCGTCAAAGCAGTTTCCAAGGCGATTCGTCGAGCGCGGGTTGGCCTGAAAAATCCAAATCGGCCGATTGCAAGCTTCATTTTCTCAGGCCCTACAGGTGTCGGGAAAACAGAACTCACGAAGGCACTCGCTGCCTATTTCTTTGGTAGCGAAGAAGCGATGATCCGTCTTGATATGTCGGAATTCATGGAGAGGCACACTGTCAGCAAACTGATCGGTTCTCCTCCTGGATACGTGGGATTCAACGAAGGAGGACAGCTGACAGAAGCGGTGCGGCGGCGTCCCTATACGGTTGTGCTATTTGACGAGATTGAGAAGGCTCATCCCGATGTCTTCAACTTGCTTTTGCAACTTCTAGAAGACGGCCGTCTAACCGATTCCAAAGGAAGAACCGTTGATTTCAAAAATACTTTGATCATCATGACCTCGAACATCGGTTCGAAAGTGATTGAAAAAGGTGGTGGCGGTTTGGGCTTCGAATTCTCTGGTGAAAACGCCGATGAAAATCAGTACAACAGAATCAAATCGCTAGTTAATGAGGAGCTGAAGCAGTACTTCAGGCCAGAATTCCTTAATCGTCTCGATGAAATCATTGTCTTCCGTCAACTCAATCGTGAAGAGGTGAAAGACATTGCGGAAATCATGCTCAAGGAAGTTTTTGCTCGAATTGGTGACAAAGGGATTACTTTGACGGTGTCCAACGCCTTCAAAGAGCGTCTTGTCGAGGAGGGATACAACCCTGCTTACGGAGCAAGGCCCCTGCGTCGCGCGGTCATGCGCCTTCTCGAGGACAGCCTGGCGGAGGAAGTCCTCACCGGCCGTATCAAAGAAGGAGATTCCGCTGAAGTGGACATCGACCATGACAAAAAAGTGGTTGTTCGCCACCTCAACACCGCAACCCCAGTGACACCTCAATTGGCCAACGCTGGGGTCTGA
- a CDS encoding iron-containing alcohol dehydrogenase family protein — MTTSLVCHTHAIAPSRVIRGEQAWKRGLSAIADLCQRPALLGRSPATQAIRAGLKADLIANDLTVEEVQLNFDCCEDDLIRLEASLKATACDSVIAAGGGKVLDAGKLLAYRLKVPCITVPLSAATCAGWTALANIYSPDGAFVSDVALDACPDLLIFDHGLVRQAPTQTLSSGIADALAKWYEASVGSGSSTDGMIQQAVQMARVLRDQLLIDALDAIARPESEAWVRVAEACGLTAGVIGGLGGAQCRTVAAHAVHNGLTQLPSCHGKLHGEKVGFGILVQLRLEERLGGNQLAAQSRRQLLPLLKELALPVSLQDLGLGETGLHELRAICSFACRPGSDLHHLPFEVTETDLLEALVSTDADSRPINTSLETEA, encoded by the coding sequence ATGACCACGTCGTTGGTTTGCCACACACATGCCATTGCTCCTTCCCGTGTCATTCGGGGAGAGCAAGCATGGAAACGTGGTCTTTCTGCCATTGCTGACCTCTGTCAAAGACCGGCACTGCTTGGGCGTAGTCCCGCAACCCAAGCCATTCGTGCTGGTTTAAAAGCTGATCTCATTGCAAACGATCTGACCGTTGAAGAGGTTCAACTCAACTTCGATTGCTGTGAGGATGACCTCATTCGCCTCGAGGCCTCGCTGAAGGCAACCGCGTGTGACTCCGTGATTGCAGCAGGAGGAGGCAAGGTTTTAGACGCTGGAAAACTCCTTGCCTACCGTCTCAAAGTTCCTTGCATCACGGTGCCGCTGAGTGCCGCAACCTGCGCAGGTTGGACAGCTCTCGCCAACATCTATTCACCAGATGGAGCGTTTGTTTCCGACGTGGCACTCGATGCTTGCCCAGATCTCCTGATTTTTGATCATGGACTGGTTCGTCAAGCACCGACTCAGACTCTTTCGAGTGGCATCGCCGACGCCCTGGCCAAGTGGTACGAAGCCTCTGTGGGTAGCGGATCCAGTACGGACGGAATGATCCAACAGGCCGTTCAAATGGCCCGAGTACTACGCGATCAACTCTTGATTGATGCCCTTGATGCCATAGCTCGTCCTGAGAGTGAGGCCTGGGTCCGAGTTGCTGAAGCATGTGGTCTGACCGCAGGAGTGATCGGTGGCCTAGGAGGAGCGCAGTGCAGGACGGTTGCGGCCCACGCGGTCCATAACGGCCTAACGCAATTGCCTTCCTGTCACGGCAAGTTGCACGGAGAAAAAGTGGGATTTGGCATTCTGGTGCAGCTCCGGCTTGAAGAACGCCTTGGTGGCAATCAATTGGCCGCCCAATCCCGTCGCCAACTTCTGCCCTTACTCAAGGAGCTTGCTCTACCCGTTTCGCTTCAGGATCTTGGGCTTGGAGAAACAGGGTTGCATGAGTTACGCGCCATTTGCAGCTTCGCCTGCCGGCCAGGATCCGACCTACACCATCTCCCCTTCGAGGTCACAGAGACCGATCTTCTTGAAGCTCTCGTAAGCACCGACGCTGACAGTCGCCCTATCAATACGTCTCTGGAGACTGAAGCTTGA